The following are encoded together in the Poseidonibacter lekithochrous genome:
- the flgB gene encoding flagellar basal body rod protein FlgB, translating into MEASNVTSTLFSQLDFRSERQKVITSNIANINTPNYKTKDLVFDHELDKATSKNTPVLQMAKTSSTHFSNVNAVNNIQNPKLIEVQGLEEQNDGNNVSLDTQMGEMSKNKMLFDALQSSIKKDSRLFRSVIESSAKN; encoded by the coding sequence ATGGAAGCAAGTAATGTAACAAGTACACTTTTTTCTCAATTAGACTTTCGTAGTGAAAGACAAAAAGTTATTACAAGTAATATAGCTAATATTAATACACCTAACTATAAAACAAAGGATTTAGTTTTTGATCATGAACTTGATAAAGCTACATCTAAAAATACGCCAGTATTACAAATGGCAAAAACTTCATCTACTCATTTCTCAAATGTAAATGCTGTAAATAATATTCAAAATCCTAAACTAATTGAAGTTCAAGGATTAGAAGAACAAAATGATGGTAATAATGTGAGTCTAGATACTCAAATGGGTGAAATGTCAAAAAACAAAATGCTTTTTGATGCACTTCAATCATCAATCAAAAAAGATTCAAGACTATTTAGATCAGTTATTGAATCATCTGCTAAAAATTAA
- the rimM gene encoding ribosome maturation factor RimM (Essential for efficient processing of 16S rRNA) — protein MNKDNVYVAKLGKTVGLKGHVKLFIDSDFPEQFKNGSSFLTNRNLNLVIKDYSATREIVQFENYDDVDLAKKLTNQELFSTPEQTRNNCQLAENEFFWFDLIDCDVYEEDLKLGKVVDVHRYPTSDYLEITTDSTLVEKELPKTFLLPHIFNQYVLEVNVDEKKITVKDAYDILENS, from the coding sequence ATGAATAAAGATAATGTATATGTAGCAAAATTAGGGAAGACAGTAGGTCTAAAAGGTCATGTAAAACTTTTTATTGACTCTGACTTCCCAGAGCAGTTTAAAAACGGTTCATCTTTTTTAACTAACAGAAATCTAAATCTTGTAATTAAAGATTATAGTGCAACAAGAGAAATTGTACAATTTGAAAATTATGATGATGTAGATCTTGCAAAGAAACTTACTAATCAAGAACTTTTTTCTACTCCAGAACAAACTAGAAATAATTGCCAATTAGCTGAAAATGAATTTTTTTGGTTTGATTTAATAGATTGTGATGTGTATGAAGAGGATTTAAAATTAGGAAAAGTAGTTGATGTTCATAGATATCCAACTAGTGACTATTTAGAAATTACTACAGATAGTACTCTTGTAGAAAAAGAATTACCTAAAACTTTTTTATTACCTCATATCTTTAATCAATATGTTTTAGAGGTTAATGTAGATGAGAAAAAAATTACAGTAAAAGACGCTTACGATATTTTAGAAAACTCATAA
- the flgG gene encoding flagellar basal-body rod protein FlgG, with the protein MLRGLYTAATGMNSMQHQIDVTSNNIANVNSTGFKQDRAEFQDLMYETLNYAAGQTSQTTTNPTGIDVGLGVRISGIQKNFTEGDLKLTSNPLDMAIEGKGFFQITLPNGETAYSRNGTFKLNDEGTIVNGNGYPLSPQIVVPNNVVKITVGKDGTMTATDPQTEAVVNLGQIEIADFINPAGLAPMGESLYKETEASGAAITGNPSTAQFGNTRQGMIELSNVKLVNEMVDLITAQRAYEANSKAITTTDSMLDTVNRLKR; encoded by the coding sequence ATGCTTAGAGGACTATATACAGCTGCAACAGGAATGAACTCAATGCAGCATCAAATTGATGTAACATCAAACAATATTGCCAATGTAAACTCTACAGGATTCAAGCAAGATAGAGCTGAATTCCAAGATCTTATGTATGAAACATTGAACTATGCAGCAGGTCAAACTTCTCAAACTACTACAAATCCAACAGGAATCGATGTTGGTTTGGGGGTTAGAATTTCAGGAATTCAAAAAAACTTTACAGAAGGTGACTTAAAACTTACATCAAACCCTTTAGATATGGCCATTGAAGGAAAAGGATTTTTTCAAATTACTCTACCTAATGGTGAAACAGCATATTCAAGAAATGGTACATTCAAATTAAATGATGAAGGTACAATAGTAAATGGAAATGGATATCCTTTAAGTCCTCAAATTGTTGTTCCAAACAATGTTGTAAAAATTACAGTAGGAAAAGATGGAACAATGACTGCAACAGACCCTCAAACTGAGGCAGTTGTAAATCTAGGTCAAATTGAAATTGCTGACTTTATTAATCCTGCGGGACTTGCTCCTATGGGAGAATCATTATACAAAGAAACTGAAGCATCAGGAGCTGCAATTACAGGTAATCCATCAACTGCACAATTTGGTAATACAAGACAAGGTATGATTGAACTGTCAAATGTAAAACTAGTAAATGAGATGGTAGATTTGATTACTGCACAAAGAGCTTATGAAGCAAATTCAAAAGCTATTACAACTACGGATAGTATGTTGGATACGGTTAATAGATTAAAAAGATAG
- the fliF gene encoding flagellar basal-body MS-ring/collar protein FliF produces the protein MDQLLKFINNLNAAQRAVIIGGFSLLFILLIGLLVYSNIKAEDKKLNYTIASNLTKSQVMLASDELEASGIAFSVIGTGNNLTLKTSKQFINIAKIKLVTSEASTSKHVGWEIFEKSSLGTTNFENKVKYLRALEGELSRSLESLTGVLRASVKIAIPKDSIFTERKTMPTASAVLSLKPGIFLTQKQVDGIKNFIASAVSDLKEDNIQLIDQDGSLLEQSKDDMANEKSYSQNKYKQKLEDDYEKKIIEVLEPFVGPGRVVARVTVGLDFIMQDIEEEIYDPEGTIRAQQVIENVSSSQGTGSSAGGVAGVDNNIQTPSGAGGNSNSSSNSEGTNTVTNYEISKKIIKQKDNNYSRIKRITAGVSFDSSILKDIENKEDFLKSIQSIVQDTIGYDPKRGDNVTVKDFKFLGMQPLGTMTAKVDADGNPLVSESSGSMDTFAMIKSLLKEFGEYIQYLIAAILLFVFYKKFIVNHEVVILGDKKANAEDGDLESADGMLNSYEDEFDHDSAQGRLKTKVKSQILNNIEGLDEESAAKYEVLIEELDKEINNNPNEVANMIELLLSEGDEKFK, from the coding sequence ATGGATCAACTTTTAAAATTTATAAATAATTTAAACGCTGCTCAAAGAGCCGTTATTATTGGAGGTTTCTCTCTTTTATTTATTCTTTTAATAGGACTACTTGTTTACTCAAATATTAAAGCTGAAGATAAAAAGTTAAATTATACAATTGCTTCAAATTTAACAAAATCACAAGTAATGCTTGCAAGTGATGAATTAGAAGCTTCAGGAATTGCATTTTCCGTAATTGGAACAGGTAATAATCTTACCTTAAAAACTTCAAAACAATTTATTAATATTGCAAAAATTAAATTAGTAACTAGTGAAGCATCTACAAGTAAACATGTTGGATGGGAGATTTTTGAAAAATCTTCATTAGGTACTACAAATTTTGAAAATAAAGTAAAATACCTAAGAGCTCTAGAAGGAGAACTATCTCGTTCTTTAGAATCATTAACAGGTGTTTTAAGAGCAAGTGTTAAAATTGCAATTCCTAAAGATTCTATCTTTACTGAAAGAAAAACTATGCCAACAGCTTCTGCTGTTTTATCTTTAAAACCTGGTATATTTTTGACTCAAAAACAAGTTGATGGTATTAAAAATTTTATTGCCTCTGCAGTTTCTGATTTAAAAGAAGATAATATCCAGTTAATTGATCAAGATGGTAGTTTGTTAGAGCAATCAAAAGATGATATGGCAAATGAAAAATCATATTCTCAAAATAAATATAAACAAAAGCTTGAAGATGATTACGAAAAAAAGATCATTGAAGTTTTAGAGCCTTTTGTAGGTCCTGGTAGAGTAGTTGCAAGAGTTACTGTTGGTTTAGATTTCATTATGCAAGATATTGAAGAAGAAATTTATGATCCAGAAGGAACAATAAGAGCACAGCAAGTTATTGAAAATGTTTCTTCTTCTCAAGGAACTGGTTCAAGTGCTGGGGGAGTTGCTGGAGTTGACAATAATATTCAAACTCCAAGTGGTGCTGGCGGAAATTCTAATTCATCATCTAATAGTGAAGGTACAAATACTGTTACTAATTATGAAATTTCTAAAAAAATCATTAAACAAAAAGATAATAATTACTCTAGAATCAAAAGAATTACAGCTGGAGTTTCTTTTGATTCTTCAATATTAAAAGATATTGAAAATAAAGAAGACTTTTTAAAATCAATTCAATCTATAGTTCAAGATACGATTGGTTATGATCCAAAACGTGGAGATAATGTTACTGTTAAAGACTTTAAATTTTTAGGTATGCAACCTTTGGGGACTATGACTGCTAAAGTTGATGCTGATGGGAATCCACTTGTTAGTGAATCTAGTGGTTCAATGGATACCTTTGCTATGATTAAATCTTTATTAAAAGAGTTTGGTGAATATATTCAATATTTAATTGCTGCGATATTATTATTTGTTTTCTATAAGAAATTTATTGTAAATCATGAAGTTGTAATATTAGGTGATAAAAAAGCAAATGCTGAAGATGGGGATTTGGAATCTGCTGATGGCATGTTAAATAGTTATGAAGATGAATTTGATCATGATTCCGCACAAGGTAGATTAAAAACAAAAGTAAAAAGTCAAATTCTTAATAATATTGAAGGTCTTGATGAAGAATCAGCTGCTAAGTATGAAGTATTAATTGAAGAGTTAGATAAAGAAATAAATAATAACCCTAATGAAGTAGCCAATATGATTGAATTGTTACTTTCTGAGGGTGATGAAAAATTTAAGTAG
- a CDS encoding FliH/SctL family protein, which translates to MATNNVHSNAKVLNNNDSVQKYELGNFINNQAAAEVAPTTQPVLDTREINGNTDPLLSEVRNLSSQISQISSRISNIENGGVQSRDIDAQVVQAIKDLKHYAAFFEQATFQMESKLLKTSVSIAQKIISIEIGENSSKIAKQTITHLLDKIKTASRIQIHLNPKDYEILKNDLSLEPFIELRQDANVSAGGVVIASDLGNFDGNIESKVASMLETLDTVI; encoded by the coding sequence ATGGCTACTAATAACGTACACTCAAATGCAAAAGTATTAAATAATAATGATTCAGTTCAAAAATATGAATTGGGAAATTTTATTAATAATCAAGCAGCTGCTGAAGTTGCTCCTACAACTCAGCCTGTTTTAGATACAAGAGAGATTAACGGTAATACTGATCCTTTATTGAGTGAAGTAAGAAATCTGAGCTCTCAGATTAGTCAAATATCAAGTAGAATTTCAAATATAGAAAATGGTGGAGTTCAAAGTAGAGATATTGATGCACAAGTTGTTCAAGCAATTAAAGACTTAAAGCATTATGCTGCATTCTTTGAACAAGCTACTTTTCAAATGGAATCAAAACTTTTAAAAACATCAGTTTCTATTGCTCAAAAAATAATTAGTATTGAAATTGGTGAAAACTCTTCAAAAATTGCTAAACAAACAATTACTCACTTATTAGATAAGATTAAAACTGCTTCACGAATACAAATTCACTTAAATCCTAAAGATTATGAAATCTTAAAAAATGATTTATCTTTAGAACCTTTTATTGAATTACGACAAGATGCGAATGTTTCAGCTGGTGGAGTAGTTATTGCAAGTGACCTTGGAAACTTTGATGGAAACATTGAATCTAAAGTTGCTTCTATGTTAGAAACACTAGATACTGTTATTTAG
- a CDS encoding flagellar hook-basal body complex protein: MIGGLWNGFSGINTFEKAISTESNNSTNTNTPGYKASDIRFEDLMYKGDGRGTGTQIETVFKRFEQGDIKPTGHAYDVGIEGKGYFMLTEPSSNERFYTRAGNFQMGADGLLQTPDGLHVQGLTPPPATVISSDPTITQISSIHTTFIASENIANENFLQTVNSRVSDYTKSAKDSGVSGDGYKSASSKINDIEALVSDYKDKLSLYKTTSTETASESKKQITSLDFSSYISELDNKNDFIKININNQEVRQQFDTDVDTTMRLFADKISKIQGMKGTVDTTVGKVTVESLVPAKEISIYDAAVNDKAAAINQVQNQSLGTGYGVVLSSRQALQDAIELADAKFIDITSTISLANQASLQVNNINMKLADLNISEYTFGEVSIEEGILYLADGDNKFLVGKLQTAFFRNEQGLDPQGNNLFKDTLPAGDPQFAGNINTLHSKSLEVSNTDNGESLTNLLVYQKAFEANSKSITTSDELLKIAINLRK, translated from the coding sequence ATGATTGGTGGATTATGGAATGGATTCTCGGGAATTAATACTTTTGAAAAAGCAATAAGTACTGAGTCTAATAACTCAACAAATACTAATACTCCTGGTTATAAAGCTAGTGATATTAGATTTGAAGATTTAATGTATAAAGGTGATGGTAGAGGTACAGGTACTCAAATTGAAACTGTATTTAAAAGATTTGAACAAGGTGACATAAAACCTACAGGTCATGCTTATGATGTTGGTATTGAAGGAAAAGGTTATTTTATGTTAACTGAACCTTCTTCAAATGAAAGATTTTATACTAGAGCTGGTAACTTTCAAATGGGTGCTGATGGATTACTTCAAACTCCAGATGGATTACATGTTCAAGGTTTGACTCCTCCTCCAGCAACAGTTATTTCAAGTGATCCAACAATTACTCAAATTAGTAGTATTCATACTACTTTTATTGCTAGTGAAAATATAGCAAATGAAAACTTCTTGCAAACTGTAAATTCTAGAGTTAGCGATTATACTAAATCTGCAAAAGATAGTGGTGTTAGTGGTGATGGATACAAATCTGCTTCATCTAAAATTAATGATATTGAAGCACTGGTTTCAGATTATAAAGATAAACTTAGTTTATATAAAACTACTTCAACTGAAACAGCTAGTGAATCAAAAAAACAAATTACAAGTTTAGATTTTTCTAGTTATATTTCTGAATTAGATAATAAAAATGATTTCATAAAAATAAATATTAATAATCAAGAAGTAAGACAACAATTTGATACTGATGTTGATACAACAATGCGATTATTTGCAGATAAGATATCTAAAATACAAGGAATGAAAGGTACTGTTGATACTACTGTTGGAAAAGTAACTGTAGAGTCATTAGTTCCTGCAAAAGAAATCTCTATATATGATGCTGCTGTTAATGATAAAGCTGCTGCAATTAATCAAGTACAGAATCAAAGTCTTGGTACAGGTTATGGAGTAGTTCTTAGTTCAAGACAAGCATTACAAGATGCAATTGAACTTGCTGATGCAAAATTCATCGATATAACAAGTACAATTTCTTTAGCTAATCAAGCTTCTTTACAAGTTAATAATATAAATATGAAATTAGCTGATTTAAATATCTCTGAATACACTTTTGGAGAGGTTTCAATCGAAGAAGGAATTTTATATTTAGCTGATGGTGATAACAAGTTTTTAGTTGGAAAATTACAAACAGCATTTTTTAGAAATGAACAAGGCTTAGATCCTCAAGGTAATAACTTGTTTAAAGATACTTTACCAGCAGGTGATCCTCAGTTTGCGGGTAATATTAATACTTTACATAGCAAATCTTTGGAAGTAAGTAATACTGATAATGGGGAAAGTTTAACTAACTTATTAGTTTATCAAAAAGCATTCGAAGCGAATTCAAAATCAATTACTACATCAGATGAATTATTAAAAATAGCTATTAATTTAAGAAAATAG
- a CDS encoding flagellar hook-basal body protein — protein sequence MNQGTYPLAGSMVNQINRLDQISNNLANINTNGFKQEGLTETTFNYYLERMQNEGKTPTKANIVMNNVPKIDSKFINSEMGPIAPTGNALDFALQQGDTFFKVQNANGDIVYTRDGAFKIQDGFLVDSNGNNVLNPDNEPIVAEDGFEQNIGVIQTPYSNLNKIGDNTYQMVNANDRIIFENTDGLLVQGSIEKSNVNSVTSMVQLIDAHRRFEQSQKAMSSIDEINSKIIDKIGNNTR from the coding sequence ATGAATCAAGGTACATATCCTCTTGCTGGATCAATGGTTAATCAAATTAACCGATTAGATCAAATTAGTAATAATTTAGCAAATATTAATACTAATGGTTTTAAGCAAGAAGGGTTAACTGAGACAACTTTTAATTATTATTTAGAACGAATGCAAAATGAAGGTAAAACGCCTACTAAAGCAAATATAGTTATGAATAATGTTCCAAAGATTGATAGTAAATTTATTAATAGTGAAATGGGACCAATTGCTCCAACTGGTAATGCATTAGATTTTGCATTACAACAAGGTGATACTTTTTTTAAAGTGCAAAATGCTAATGGTGATATTGTATATACACGTGATGGTGCATTTAAAATTCAAGATGGGTTTTTAGTTGATTCGAATGGGAATAATGTTTTAAATCCTGATAATGAACCAATTGTTGCTGAAGATGGATTTGAACAAAATATTGGAGTTATTCAAACTCCTTATTCTAATTTAAATAAAATCGGTGATAATACATATCAAATGGTAAATGCAAATGATAGAATAATATTTGAAAATACTGATGGTTTATTAGTTCAAGGTTCAATAGAAAAATCAAATGTTAATTCAGTTACTTCAATGGTTCAATTAATTGATGCACATAGACGGTTTGAACAATCTCAGAAAGCTATGAGTAGTATTGATGAAATTAATTCAAAAATAATAGATAAAATAGGGAATAATACTAGATAA
- the rpsP gene encoding 30S ribosomal protein S16, producing MTTIRLTRMGRNKKPFYRIVVTDSRKRRDSGWIESIGYFNPVAEPKVLKIDEERYNYWLSVGAKPSEKVAKLAAK from the coding sequence ATGACTACTATTAGATTAACAAGAATGGGTAGAAACAAGAAACCATTTTACAGAATCGTTGTTACAGACTCAAGAAAAAGAAGAGATTCAGGTTGGATTGAATCAATTGGTTACTTTAACCCAGTTGCAGAGCCAAAAGTATTAAAAATTGATGAAGAAAGATATAACTACTGGTTAAGCGTTGGTGCTAAACCATCTGAAAAAGTTGCTAAATTAGCTGCTAAGTAA
- the fliG gene encoding flagellar motor switch protein FliG, whose amino-acid sequence MAEDNLHDVLKGMSMMDKVARFFVLIGEESTVKIFQHLPKNVVEDISTAITQIASIDKDTSLAILEEFHLYTRSKTFISSGGYDFARDILYKSLGKGEADEVLAKLSRLKLASQSFSYLDAINPKQLSDFIKDESPHTIAVILSHMEAPKSAEVLMQLDEEVRVKVTMQMATIKDVSPDVVRTISEVLEKKLESLLSSIVDVGGVKVVADMLNRLGPKSQDILKNINGVDTSLATKIKENMFVFEDLLNLETEYVMKILQNVDTGDVAVAMKNATEEDMEKVTSAMSQRARDRFKEEFEMLNKVKIKDIESSQRKMLDVAQKMIEDGVIDREMEE is encoded by the coding sequence ATGGCAGAAGATAATTTACATGATGTATTAAAGGGAATGTCAATGATGGACAAAGTCGCAAGATTTTTTGTTCTTATTGGAGAAGAATCTACTGTAAAGATTTTTCAGCATTTACCTAAAAATGTAGTTGAGGATATTTCCACAGCAATTACACAAATTGCATCTATTGATAAAGACACTTCATTAGCAATTTTAGAAGAGTTTCATCTATATACAAGATCTAAAACATTTATTAGTTCTGGTGGATATGATTTTGCTAGAGATATTTTATATAAATCTTTAGGAAAAGGAGAAGCAGACGAAGTACTTGCAAAATTATCAAGACTTAAATTAGCATCTCAATCTTTCTCTTACTTAGATGCAATTAATCCAAAACAATTATCAGACTTTATTAAGGATGAATCTCCTCATACTATTGCTGTAATTTTGTCACATATGGAAGCTCCTAAATCAGCAGAAGTTTTAATGCAACTAGATGAAGAGGTTAGAGTTAAAGTAACAATGCAAATGGCAACAATCAAGGATGTTTCTCCTGATGTTGTTAGAACTATTTCTGAGGTTTTAGAGAAAAAACTGGAATCTCTATTATCATCTATTGTTGATGTTGGCGGGGTAAAAGTTGTTGCAGATATGTTAAATAGATTAGGTCCTAAATCACAGGACATTCTTAAAAATATTAATGGTGTCGATACTTCACTTGCTACTAAGATTAAAGAGAATATGTTCGTATTCGAAGATTTATTAAATTTAGAAACTGAATATGTAATGAAAATCTTACAAAATGTTGATACTGGTGATGTCGCAGTTGCCATGAAAAATGCAACAGAAGAAGACATGGAAAAAGTTACAAGTGCTATGTCTCAAAGAGCTAGAGATAGATTTAAAGAAGAATTTGAAATGTTAAATAAAGTTAAAATTAAAGATATTGAATCGTCTCAAAGAAAAATGCTAGATGTTGCACAAAAGATGATTGAAGATGGTGTGATTGATAGAGAAATGGAAGAATAA
- a CDS encoding FliM/FliN family flagellar motor switch protein encodes MEISERDYDILVDAEITVDVMLGNSDITIAEFLKLSDGDIISLNKIAGSGGDIYVNSRIVGTGDIIVIDDKLAVRVQDAMDSDNVVRYFFEENLR; translated from the coding sequence ATGGAAATTAGCGAAAGAGATTATGACATACTAGTTGATGCAGAAATTACTGTAGATGTAATGCTTGGTAATTCAGACATTACAATAGCAGAATTTCTTAAATTAAGTGATGGAGATATAATCTCATTAAATAAAATTGCTGGTTCTGGTGGTGATATTTATGTGAATTCAAGAATTGTAGGTACTGGTGATATTATTGTAATCGACGATAAATTAGCAGTAAGAGTACAAGATGCAATGGATTCAGATAATGTTGTAAGATACTTCTTTGAAGAAAACTTAAGATAG
- a CDS encoding flagellar hook assembly protein FlgD — translation MASDGVTVNTNTGVDGNSYTSSIANDELTNNDFLKLMIQELKLQDPTKPMDSKQMLQTQMQMSTINTNQELAASMKTLQTSFTQSALSNAASVIGRNVEDGNIGENGINKAYTVRSIENVAGDVQVKAQQILFFENRVKLTDADDDTKSTLVNYNASGEIIGADGEKTGNKIALQEPGVPLVKDGKLVILDSNNKEISDHKYDLVGDSVPVYSDELTSIPFSQVTKIF, via the coding sequence ATGGCAAGTGATGGTGTAACAGTAAATACAAATACAGGTGTTGATGGTAATTCATATACTAGTTCTATTGCTAATGATGAATTAACTAATAATGACTTCTTAAAATTAATGATTCAAGAACTTAAACTTCAAGATCCTACAAAACCTATGGATTCTAAACAAATGCTTCAAACACAAATGCAGATGTCAACAATCAATACTAATCAAGAATTAGCAGCTTCTATGAAGACATTGCAAACTTCTTTTACTCAATCTGCTTTATCAAATGCGGCAAGTGTAATTGGTCGTAATGTTGAAGATGGTAATATTGGTGAAAATGGTATTAATAAAGCTTATACAGTAAGATCTATTGAAAATGTTGCTGGAGATGTTCAAGTAAAAGCTCAGCAAATTTTATTTTTTGAAAATAGAGTTAAATTAACTGATGCTGATGATGATACAAAAAGTACATTAGTTAATTATAATGCTAGTGGTGAAATTATCGGTGCTGATGGTGAAAAAACTGGAAATAAAATTGCTTTACAAGAGCCAGGTGTTCCTTTAGTTAAAGATGGAAAACTTGTTATTCTTGATAGTAATAATAAAGAAATTTCAGACCATAAATATGATTTAGTTGGTGATAGTGTTCCTGTGTATTCAGATGAACTAACATCTATTCCTTTTTCTCAAGTAACAAAAATATTCTAA
- a CDS encoding response regulator yields the protein MRILIVDDSSTMRRIIGNVVMQLGFAKDDFDEAEDGVKAWKLLCESHYDVILTDWNMPNMNGLDLVKKTRGEGAHQKTPIIMITTEGGKGEVITALKAGVNNYIVKPFNAEILKEKLDGVLKK from the coding sequence ATGAGAATTCTAATAGTTGATGATAGTTCGACAATGAGAAGAATTATCGGAAATGTTGTAATGCAATTAGGATTTGCAAAAGATGATTTCGATGAAGCGGAAGATGGTGTTAAAGCATGGAAACTTCTTTGTGAGTCTCATTATGATGTGATTTTAACAGACTGGAATATGCCAAATATGAACGGTCTTGATTTAGTTAAGAAAACAAGAGGTGAGGGTGCACATCAAAAGACTCCAATTATTATGATTACAACAGAAGGTGGAAAGGGCGAGGTTATTACAGCTTTAAAAGCAGGTGTTAATAACTATATTGTTAAACCTTTTAATGCAGAAATATTAAAAGAAAAGCTTGATGGGGTATTAAAAAAATAA
- a CDS encoding KH domain-containing protein: protein MIIKFIENYAKLIVSVPADVEVTKEVIDDTFAEITIVANSVDIGKLIGKNGNMINALKTMANGCKAKDGISYKIQVVAR from the coding sequence ATGATTATCAAATTTATAGAAAACTATGCAAAGCTTATAGTTAGTGTACCAGCTGATGTTGAAGTTACAAAAGAAGTTATCGACGATACTTTCGCTGAAATTACAATTGTGGCAAATAGTGTTGATATTGGTAAATTAATTGGAAAAAATGGAAATATGATTAATGCTTTGAAAACTATGGCAAATGGTTGCAAAGCAAAAGATGGTATTTCATATAAAATACAAGTGGTAGCAAGATAG